The following proteins are co-located in the Silene latifolia isolate original U9 population chromosome 1, ASM4854445v1, whole genome shotgun sequence genome:
- the LOC141650596 gene encoding uncharacterized protein LOC141650596 — translation MELVNEIFLPFERERVGNIRLGENRTRDLWFWEPERDGVYSVRTAYKLIVGARMSVDYGDMSEWEREKWLWNRLWKIPVWPRVKLFFWQLCSEALATGANIASQVRGENFLCSLCNSCLESSLHHFKDCWVANWVWEGLGLASEEEEEGGRLRDWVEARWRELGGLEHGKFMVGCWAIWECRNKALFEGREVNPRRVLQRSCDVLDEIASGGYGGKDGRQGVKNKQNEGAGIGRGGKTWRRLR, via the coding sequence ATGGAGCTGGTGAATGAGATTTTTCTGCCTTTTGAAAGGGAGAGAGTTGGGAACATTCGGCTAGGAGAGAATAGGACTCGTGACTTGTGGTTTTGGGAGCCTGAACGTGATGGGGTTTATTCCGTAAGGACGGCTTATAAATTGATTGTTGGTGCCAGGATGTCCGTGGATTATGGTGATATGTCGGAATGGGAGAGGGAGAAATGGCTATGGAATCGGTTATGGAAGATCCCGGTGTGGCCCCGAGTCAAGCTATTCTTTTGGCAGCTGTGCAGCGAGGCTTTAGCTACAGGCGCGAACATTGCTTCCCAAGTTCGAGGTGAGAACTTTTTGTGTTCTTTATGTAATTCTTGTCTTGAATCGAGTCTCCATCATTTTAAAGATTGCTGGGTTGCTAACTGGGTTTGGGAGGGCTTGGGTTTGGCGagtgaggaggaggaagagggtGGTCGATTGCGGGATTGGGTGGAGGCGAGGTGGAGAGAGTTGGGTGGTTTGGAGCATGGGAAATTTATGGTTGGGTGTTGGGCCATATGGGAATGTCGAAACAAAGCTTTATTCGAAGGGAGAGAGGTGAATCCACGGAGAGTGTTGCAAAGGAGCTGCGATGTTTTGGATGAGATAGCTAGCGGAGGGTATGGTGGAAAAGATGGTAGGCAGGGAGTGAAGAATAAACAGAATGAGGGGGCGGGGATAGGCAGAGGTGGCAAGACGTGGAGGAGGCTTCGATGA